From the Sphingobium sp. RAC03 genome, the window AGCGATATCGTCAGCCGCGTCTTCGTACCGGGCGGCGGCGTGGATGAAGATCCCGTCACGGGGTCCGCCCATGGCCTGCTCACCCCCTTCTGGGCCAAGCGCCTGGGCAAGACGACCCTCAGCGCGTTTCAGGCGTCGGCGCGCGGCGGTCGGCTTGGCTGCACCCTCGATGGCGACCGGGTGATCCTGACCGGCCAGTGCCGTACGGTGATCGAGGGCCGCTTCCACCTCTAGCCCGGAAACAGCCCGATCACCCGCGCCAGCGCCGCCTTCACCGCGACCCTTTGTTCTTTTTCCGGCGACATGCCGATCCGCACCACGGTCAGCCGCTGGCTGGGCGACACCAAGATATATTGGCCATTATGCCCCACACAGCCGAACAGGCTGGCGGGGGCGATGCCCGGCATCAGCGCGCTTTCGCTGCCTTCGCGGTTGAGCCAAAGGTGCGCGCCATAGGCCGGGTTGCGTTTCGATGGCGTGCGCATGAAGTCGACCCATTTTTCCGGCAATATCTGATGCCCGCTGGGGCCGCGCCCCTGCCGCCGCAGCAATTCGCCAAAGCGGCCATAGTCGCGCGCGGTCATATGCATGATGCTGCCGCCGATCATCGTGCCGGCCGCATCATATTCGGGCGTCAGGCTGGGCAATTTGCCCGGTGCCTTCAACCGTCCGTCGATGAACATCGCCATCGCCCGGCGCCGCACGTCGGGATCGCTGCTGTTGGTCAGCATCCGCGTCATCAGGTCGGACAGGATGATGCTGCTGCCGGTCGAATAGGCGAAGTGGGCACCTGGCGCCTGCCCCAGCGGCTTGGCCTCGGCATAGGCGCGCATGTCCTGCGCGCCGTCGGTGAACAGCATCCGCACCGTGTCGCCGCTCTGGATCGGTTCGCCATCCTCGACATGATCGAGGCCGCTGGTCATCTGGAGCAATTGGCGCAACGTGATCTTGCCGCGCGGATCGCCCGGCTGGCTCCATGCCGCCACCGGCACCGGCGCGTCGATCGCCAGCCGTCCGTCCGCCACCATCAGGCCCACCAATACCGCCGTCACGCTCTTGGCGATCGACCAGGACAGGAGTTTCGTCTCCGGCCCGAAACCCGGCGCATAGCGTTCCGCGACGATTTCGCCGTCGCGCATCACCAGCAGCGCGCGGGTGTCGCCCATCGCCGCATCCTCGAACAAGGGGTCGATCGCGGCGCGCAGCGCAGCCTCCCCCACCGCCGCATCGCGCGCCACATGGTAGAGCGGCTGCGGGTCGGCCGCGCGCACGCGCCACAGCCCGCCCGCGCCGACAAGGGCCACCAGGGCGGCGCCAAGGCCAAGCCGCTTTACGCTGTTCCATTCGATCTTCATAAGCCGCGCCCTTAGCCATCCCCAACCGAGTCGGGAATATGCCGGGCCGCCGGACGATCATTTATCTTGCCCTTGTGCTTATCCTGTCGCTGCTGGCCGTGCTTGGCTGGCATTGGAGCGGTTTGCGCGGTCAGGCAGAACTGGGCACCGCCTATGGCGCGCGCCTCGCCTGTTCGTGCCGCTATGTCGAAGGGCGCGCGATGGGCAGTTGCGAGGACGACAAGGAGCCGGGCATGGCGCTCGTCACCCTGACCGACCGGCCCGAAGACAAGGCGGTCGAGGCGCGCGTGCCCCTGATCGCCACGCGCACCGCCCGCTATCGGCCCGGCTGGGGCTGCCTGCTCGATCCGACTCCTTAAGCGGCGGCAAGGCTGGCCCCCCGCGCTTTCCCCCGCTAAGGCCGCGTCATGCGGCCCGACATTCCCACGCTCCTTCACGACATATTCGGTTTCACCCGCTTTCGCGGGGTGCAGGAACAGGTGGTCGCGCGCGTCATGGCGGGCAAGCCGACGCTGGCCATCATGCCGACCGGGGCGGGCAAGTCGCTCTGCTACCAATTGCCCTCGGTCGCGCTCGACGGCTGCTGCGTCGTCGTCTCGCCATTGATCGCGCTGATGCACGACCAGTTGCGCGCCGCCACGGCGGTCGGCATTCGCGCCGCCAGCCTGACCAGCGTCGATGCCGACTGGCGCGAGACGCAGGACCGGTTGCGCAATGGCGATCTCGACCTGCTCTATGTCGCGCCTGAACGCGCCAGCCAGGAAGGGTTCCGCAATCTTCTGCGCTCGGCCAGGGTCGCCCTGTTCGCGATCGACGAAGCGCATTGCGTGTCCGAATGGGGCCATGATTTCCGCCCCGACTATCGCCTGCTGCGCCCGCTGCTCGACGAATTTCCCGATGTCCCCCGGCTGGCGCTGACCGCCACGGCCGACGCGCATACGCGCAAGGATATTCTCGTCCAGCTCGGCATTCCCGACGATGGCCTCATCATATCGGGCTTCGACCGGCCCAATATCCGTTATGCGGTCCATCCGCGTGATGGCCTGACG encodes:
- a CDS encoding serine hydrolase domain-containing protein, translated to MKIEWNSVKRLGLGAALVALVGAGGLWRVRAADPQPLYHVARDAAVGEAALRAAIDPLFEDAAMGDTRALLVMRDGEIVAERYAPGFGPETKLLSWSIAKSVTAVLVGLMVADGRLAIDAPVPVAAWSQPGDPRGKITLRQLLQMTSGLDHVEDGEPIQSGDTVRMLFTDGAQDMRAYAEAKPLGQAPGAHFAYSTGSSIILSDLMTRMLTNSSDPDVRRRAMAMFIDGRLKAPGKLPSLTPEYDAAGTMIGGSIMHMTARDYGRFGELLRRQGRGPSGHQILPEKWVDFMRTPSKRNPAYGAHLWLNREGSESALMPGIAPASLFGCVGHNGQYILVSPSQRLTVVRIGMSPEKEQRVAVKAALARVIGLFPG